In the Salmo trutta chromosome 13, fSalTru1.1, whole genome shotgun sequence genome, cgataaaataaggacagtgtattgctgataaaataaagacagtgtattgctgataaaataaggacagtgtattgctgataaaataaggacagtgtattgctgataaaataaggacagtgtatttctgataaaataaggacagtatattgctgataaaataaggacagtgtattgctgataaaataaggacagtatatttctgataaaataaggacagtatatttctgataaaataaggacagtgtatttctgataaaataaggacagtatattgctgataaaataaggacagtatatttctgataaaataaggacagtgtattgctgataaaataaggacagtgtattgctgataaaataaggacagtatatttctgataaaataaggacagtatattgctgataaaataaggacagtgtattgctgataaaataaggacagtgtattgctgataaaataaagacagtgtattgctgataaaataaagacagtgtattgctaataaaataaagacagtgtattgctgataaaataaagacagtgtattgctgataaaataaagacagtgtatttctgataaaataaggacagtgtattgctgataaaataaggacagtatatttctgataaaataaggacagtgtattgctgataaaataaggacagtgtattgctgataaaataaggacagtgtattgctgataaaataaggacagtgtatttctgataaaataaggacagtatattgctgataaaataaggacagtgtattgctgataaaataaggacagtatatttctgataaaataaggacagtatatttctgataaaataaggacagtgtatttctgataaaataaggacagtatattgctgataaaataaggacagtatatttctgataaaataaggacagtgtattgctgataaaataaggacagtgtattgctgataaaataaggacagtatatttctgataaaataaggacagtatattgctgataaaataaggacagtgtattgctgataaaataaggacagtgtattgctgataaaataaagacagtgtattgctgataaaataaagacagtgtattgctaataaaataaagacagtgtattgctgataaaataaagacagtgtattgctgataaaataaagacagtgtatttctgataaaataaggacagtgtattgctgataaaataaggacagtatatttcttataaaataaggacagtgtatttctgataaaataaagacagtgtattgctgataaaataaagacagtgtattgctgataaaataaagacagtgtattgctgataaaataaggacagtgtattgctgataaaataaggacagtgtatttctgataaaataaggacagtgtattgctgataaaataaggacagtgtattgctgataaaataaaGACAGTATATTTCcgataaaataaggacagtgtattgctgataaaataaggacagtatatttccgataaaataaggacagtgtattgctgataaaataaggacagtatatttctgataaaataaggacagtatatttccgataaaataaggacagtgtattgctgataaaataaggacagtgtattgctaataaaataaggacagtgtatttctgataaaataaggacagtatatttccgataaaataaggacagtgtattgctgataaaataaagacagtgtattgctgataaaataaagacagtgtattgctgataaaataaggacagtgtattgctgataaaataaggacagtatatttcttataaaataaggacagtgtattgctaataaaataaagacagtgtattgctgataaaataaggacagtgtattgctgataaaataaggacagtgtattgctgataaaataaggacagtatatttcttataaaataaggacagtgtattgctgataaaataaggacagtgtattgctgataaaataaggacagtgtatTTCTTATAAAATAAAgacagtgtattgctgataaaataaggacagtatatttcttataaaataaggacagtgtattgctgataaaataaagacagtgtattgctgataaaataaagacagtgtattgctgataaaataaagacagtgtatttctgataaaataaggacagtgtattgctgataaaataaggacagtatatttctgataaaataaggacagtatatttctgataaaataaggacagtatatttctgataaaataaggacagtatatttctgataaaataaggacagtatatttctgataaaataaggacagtatatttctgataaaataaggacagtatatttccgataaaataaggacagtgtattgctgataaaataaggacagtatatttctgataaaataaggacagtgtatttctgataaaataaggacagtgtattgctaataaaataaggacagtgtatttctgataaaataaggacagtatatttctgataaaataaagacagtgtattgctgataaaataaagacagtgtattgctgataaaataaggacagtgtattgctgataaaataaagacagtgtatttctgataaaataaggacagtgtattgctgataaaataaggacagtatatttcttataaaataaggacagtgtattgctgataaaataaagacagtgtattgctgataaaataaagacagtgtattgctgataaaataaagacagtatattgctgataaaataaagacagtgtattgctgataaaataaagacagtgtattgctgataaaataaagacagtgtattgctgataaaataaggacagtgtattgctgataaaataaagacagtgtattgctaataaaataaagacagtgtattgctgataaaataaagacagtgtattgctgataaaataaagacagtgtattgctgataaaataaagacagtgtattgctgataaaataaggacagtgtattgctgataaaataaggacagtgtattgctgataaaataaggacagtgtattgctgataaaataaggacagtatatttctgataaaataaggacagtgtattgctgataaaataaggacagtgtattgctgataaaataaggacagtatatttcttataaaataaggacagtatatttctgataaaataaggacagtgtattgctgataaaataaagacagtgtattgctgataaaataaagacagtgtattgctgataaaataaggacagtgtattgctgataaaataaggacagtgtatTGTTGGTAAAATAAGGAacggtggtgtaaagtacttaagtaaaatatgttaaagtactacttaagtagttttttggggtatctgtactttactttactatttatatttttgacaacttttacttttactccactacagtcctaaagaaaataatatactttttactccatacaattCCCGCATTTATCAAGTAaacctccctggtcatccctactgcctctgatctggcggactcactaaacacaatgcctctgatctggcgaactcactaaacacaatgcctctgatctggaggactcactaaacacaatgcctctgatctggcgaactcactaaacacaatgcctctgatctggcgaactcactaaacacaatgcctctgatctggcagactcactaaacacaatgcctctgatctggcggactcactaaacacaatgcctctgatctggcggactcactaaacacaatgcctctgatctggcggactcactaaacacaatgcCTCTGAtgtggcggactcactaaacacaatgcctctgatctggcggactcactaaacacaatgcctctgatctggcggactcactaaacacaatgcctctgatctggtggactcactaaacacaatgcctctgatctggcgaactcactaaacacattgcctctgatctggcgaactcactaaacacacatgcttcatttgtaaattatgtctgagtgttggagtgtgcccctggcaatgccatctggtttgcttgtaaggaatgtgaaattacatttacttttaatacttaagtatatttaaaaccaaatactttcagacttttactcaagtagtatttaactgggtgactttcacttttactttagtgATTTTCTGTTAGGATACATTACATGgccaaaagtgtgtggacacctgcttgtcgaacatctcattccaaaaccatttgcattaatatggagttggtcccccctttgctgctacaacagcctccactcttctgggaaggctttcatctagatgttggaacaatgCTGCAGGGaattacttccattcagccacaagagcattagtgaggttgggcactggtGTTGGGGCGttttaggcctggctcacagtcggcgttccaattcatcccaaaggtgttcaataggattgaggtcaggactctgtgcaggccagtcaagatcttccacaccgatctcaacaaaccatttctgtatggacatcgctttatgcacgggggcattgtcatgctgaaacaggaaagggccttccccaaactgttgccacaaagttggaagcacatatttgtctagaatgtcattgtattctgtagcgttaagatttcccttcactggaactaaggagcctagcctgaaccatgaaaaacagccccagaacattattcctcctccaccaaactttacagttggcactatgcactggggcaggtagcgttctcctggcatccaccatacgcagattcatccgtcggactgccagatggtgaactgtgattcatcactccagagaacatgtttccactgctccagagtccaataactgccagctttacaccactccagctgatgcttggcattgtgtatggtgatcttaggcttgtgtgatcttaggtttgtgtttcataaagctcccgacgaATAGTTATTGTGTTGACGTTGTTTCCACGcgcaatttggaactcggtagtgagtgttgcaaccgaggacagacgatttgtatgcactacgcacttcagcactctgcggtcccgttctgtgagcttgtgcagCCTACCACTTTGGGGCTGAGCCGTCGTTTCCGTTTCACAGTAACAGAacatacagttgactggggcagctctagcagggcatttgatgaactgacttgttggaaaggtggcatcctgtgacggtgccacgttgaaagtcactgagctcttcagtaaggccattctactgccaatgtttgtctatggagattgcatggcggagtgcttgattttatacacctgtcagcaacgcgTGTGGCTAAAAAATGAATCcagtcatttgaaggggtgtccacatacttttgtatatgtagcgtatctttacttttactcaagtatgacaattggatactttttccaccactgataagGACAGTATATTGCTGATCAAAGACAAAGTCTAAATGTAAAACAGCCTGTTCTTGGTAATTATTGGTTTAACTGTGACATTGGAAACATGTCCTGTGAATCCCAGTGTACTGTTTTTGTCACCCATGCTTTTTATGTatatcattttcaatacatttcaataAGGACAGTATATTGCTGATCAAATAAGGACAGTATATTGCTGATCAAATAAGGACAGTATTTTTCTCATTAAATAAGGACAGTATTTTTCTCATTAAATAAGGACAGTATTTTTCTCATTAAATAAGGACAGTATATTGTAAGAGGTGATACAATTAGGTCGATCCGTTATGGAAAGACAGTTACTTCAAAGCCAGGGCATGATGGTATTGGCCTACAGGTTAAGAACCACAAGGTGCCCAGACGCATGATGGTGCTGTTACATCATAAACTGGTCAGAGGCGCGTAATAGGGCCGTTCTTGAAGGGATGAGACATTCAGTAGCGTCAGAGAGACAGCAGCATCAGGGCGGACGTTGAAGAGCGCTATTCTAAATGGCAAGACGACAGCAATAACCAACACTTGTAGTGCGATCCACTGATACGGAATTTCTTTGTGTGCTTTCAGATTTGAGCATTTCTGCGTTAGGCCTATAGTCTAGTTTTTCTAGCATACAATGGCGATACAAACCCGAAAAAGGCGGTGGTTAGGTGGATGGGCATTTCCTTATTTTGCTCTTCTTTTTCTTCATTTGAAAGGAATCTCCGGACAGATACGATACTCCATTCAAGAGGAATTGAAAGTCGGAACGGCAGTTGGGAATATAGCTAAAGACCTGGGATTCGACACCTCGAGACTAGCGGACCGGAATCTTCGCATTGTGTCTGGAACAAAGCACGAGCTCTTCCAGGTTAACCAGAGAGATGGTGCTTTGTTAGTGAACCACAGAGTAGACAGAGAGGAACTGTGCGTAAAATACACGCCGTGTTTCATCAATCTAAAAGCGGTGATAGAAAATCCACTAGAAATGCACCAAGTGACAGTAGAGATAATAGATGTAAATGATAATTCCCCTAAATTCCCCGAGGAAACACATCATTTGGAAATCCTAGAGTCCGCATTGGCAGGGACGCGGTTCCAAGTGGAGGGAGCACACGATTCAGATGTAGGCTTAAATGCTTTACAGTCTTACACCTTAAGCCACAACCAGTATTTTCGTGTGGAAACCGAAGAATTTGGTGAAGACGGTAAAATCCCATTTCTAGTATTACAAAAACCATTGGATAGGGAGCTTATTTCTCAACACACGTTGCTGTTAACAGCGTTAGATGGGGGCAAGCCACCCAAAACAGGAGCCCTTAATATCACAGTTATTGTGTCTGATATAAATGACAATGCACCCGTGTGTGACAAGCAGAAATACACAGTAACCGTAAAGGAAAGTGCACCCGCGGGGACATTTTTAATTCGTTTGAATGCCTCTGATACGGACGAGGGTCTAAATGGCGAGGTCAAGTATTCTTTGCGAGGCAAATTTAGAGCTATGGGTGCTGAGCCCTTTGAGGTGGACAGTAAAACAGGAGAGCTAAAAGTGAAGGGAGGCCTTGATTTCGAGGAGAAGCAAGTGTATGAGATGAAGGTACTGGCAGCGGATACAGGAGCGGTGTCTCTCTCCACACACTGCAACGTGCTCGTCAGAGTTGAAGACGTGAACGACAACAGGCCCGAGATTGACGTCACCTCTCTGTCCAGACGGATCCCTGAGGACGCACCTCCCGGTACCGTGGTAGCGCTAATGGGGATGACCGACCTGGACTCGGGTGTGAACGGACAGGTAATCTGTTCTTTACCGAAGGATTTACCGTTTGATCTGAAGCCTTCTCCCGATGGACATTTCTATTCGTTAGTCACGAATGAATTCCTTGATAAAGAGTCTGTGGCTCGGTATGATATTACCATCACGGCTAAAGACTTAGGAACCCCTCCTTTGACATCAACTAAAGTCATTCAAGTGGAGGTAGTAGATGTTAACGATAACAATCCACTTTTCACTGAAAACCCTTACACATTTTATGTAGTTGAAAACAATAAGCCCGGCATGCCTATTTTCTCTGTAAGCGCTTCTgatttggatgaaggagaaaATGCAGCCATTACATATTCACTGGACCGTGGGAGCACTGGACAAAGCGTGACATCCTTCCTAAACATAAATGAAGGCAACGGTAACATTTATGCACTAAAGAGCTTTGACTTTGAAACCCTCAAAACATTCCAGTTTCACGTCATTGCCAAGGACTCTGGAATTCCGTCACTAAGCAGCAACGTCACAATAAACGTGTTCATTCTGGATCAGAACGACAACGCTCCAGTGATCTTGTATCCAGTCAGCGCTAACGGTTCCGCTGAAGGTGTGGAGGAGATTCCCCGCAATGTGAACGCAGGCCATTTGGTGACTAAAGTGAGAGCCTATGACGCTGATATAGGATATAACGGCTGGTTGTTATTTTCACTGCAGGAAGTTACTGACCACAGTCTCTTTGCTTTGGACCGCTATACAGGACAGATAAGGACACTTcggtcattcacagagacagacgAGGCTGAGCATAAACTGGTCATACTGGTAAAAGACAATGGGAACGTTTCACTCTCAGCAACAGCTACTGTGATTATCAACGTTGTGGAGCCCAAAGAGGCTTTTGCAGCTTCTGATGTTAAAAGCGCAGTAAAAGACGAGGAGGAGAACAGcgttacattttatttgatcatcACTTTGGGGTCAGTTTCAGCACTTTTTATCATCAGTATCATCGTGTTGATTGTAATGCAGTGCTCCAAAGCCCCAGACGATTCCTCCAAGTATTTACAAGATGTGAATTACGACGGGACACTGTGCCACAGCATCCAGTACAGATCCGGAGACAAACGGTACATGTTAGTTGGACCCAGAATGAGTATAGGTTCTACTATAGTCCCGGGCAGCAATGGGAATACTCTAGTGGTACCCGACCACAGGAGGAGTGCTTCTGGAGAGGTAAGAAGTGTCTTTATCCGTTACTGCCTATTAAGTCAGAGAAAGAGACATGTTTTGAGTGaatgtgtgtgcgagcatgtTGTCGTCTATGCGTAATGTCCAAACGCAAACTCGCTGTAGGgggcgctgtccatggtgctgaattccAAGCTCACTTCTTAGGTTAGCTGGCGAGTGCATGCTAGGCTAGGCTACTGCCTGAGGTTTATTATCTGTTATTTCACTGTGCACTGCTTCAATTTAGTATGTTTCTTTTCCTCCCCTATCTAGCACCGCTTTATCTTTACTCgttatttcatttgtttttttactGATATCGGCGTATTTACTGGATTCGATACAGACGACACACACGGAAGCTCATCGTAGCCTTTTGGGTGGACAAGAATCCCGGACCACATGGTGTCAGTGTAACATAAGGAGACTGTTTGGTACTTTGTAGATTAGACCCTACCCCTCTCTGGGCTGTTTTGTTTCACACACTGAGAGACCGGTGTGGACACCCGAACAAGACGTGTATACGATAGTCAGATAATAGGTGTATTATTTTCGGTGCTGAAGCATTTGATTCAGTATGGATCGTTACGAGTTGGCCATCTGATCATTAGGATTGTATTTTTTCATTGAGGACAGTGTTTTTGTTCCGCTGTTTAACGATGGGAGACGGAGAACAAAGGCGCAGATGGGAGTACTGGTGGGTTGCTCTGCGTTTCTCTTTGCTGCTGTGCTTCGTGGAGCACGTTTCGGCTCAGATAAGGTACTCTATTCCAGAGGAGGTGAAAGAGGGATCCGTTGTTGGAAATGTTGCTAAGGATTTGGGTCTTGCCGTCAGTACTTTGGTGGAGAGGCGGTTTCGTATCGTTTCTGGATCTAATGACGCTCTTTTCCAGATAAATCAGAACAATGGCGTCTTGTATGTTCATAAGAATATCGACAGAGAGGAGCTCTGTGATGGCACTGGCGTGTGCTTGATAGACCTTAAAATAGTCGTTGAAACCCCGCTAGAAGTCCATTATGTAGCTGTGGAAATCACAGATGTGAATGATAATTCACCTAATTTCCCAGAAAAGGAACAGAAATTTGAGATAGCTGAACATACCCCTCCAGGTACACGGTTCCAATTACATGCAGCTCGTGATCCTGATGTTGGGATGAATTCAGTTCATACCTATAAAATAACGTCTAACGATCATTTTGAAATCGATGTGCGGCAAAGCGACGAGGACAAAATACCCTTTTTAGTTTTAAAGAAGTCACTGGACAGGGAACAACAAGTAAAACACACTCTTCTCCTAACAGCGATAGATGGAGGTAATCCTCAAAGATCAGGAACTCTAAATGTTACAATTGTTGTTCTAGATAGTAACGACAACCGTCCCGTCTTTAGTCAGGATACATATAATGTTAGGATACAAGAAAACGTTGGAGTTGGTACAGTTGTTATTAGAGTAAATGCAACTGATCCAGATGAAGGAAGTAATAGTGAGGTTGAGTTCAGCCTGGGTAAAACCTTAAGGAGAAAAGTCTATGATATTTTTGAACTGGATAGGCTAACTGGAGACATTAGGGTTAAAGGTGAGGTGGACTTCGAGGACACAGAGGTGTATAAACTAGATGTTCAGGCCTCGGATAAAGGACAACCTCCACTGACTGTGGAATGTAGAGTGATCATAAAGATAATCGATATCAATGACAATGAGCCAGAAATTGATGTTACATCCCTCTCTAATACGGTGTCTGAAGAGTCCAAACCAGGAACTGTTATTTCTGTCGTCAGTGTCACAGATAAAGACTCTGGTATCAATGGTAAAGTGATTTCAAGTATATCAGAAAATATACCTTTTGAATTGAAGCCATCATATAAAGAAAACGTATATTCTGTCGTCACAAAAGGACGTTTAGATCGAGAACTCGTGtcccattatgacatcacaataacagcCACTGACTGTGGTCAGCCTCCTCTGTCCACATTCAAAACTCTGAGCGTCCAGATATCAGATGTGAACGATAACAGCCCAGAATTCTCCCAAAACCCTATTGAGCTGTACTTACTGGAAAATAACGCCCCTGGTGGGTCAATATTCGCTGTAACCGCCTCTGATAAAGACTTAAATGAAAATGCTGCTATTTCATATCACATAATTAGAGGAGAAGGGATACAGAACGATATGGCATCTTTCTTGAATATAAATTCTGATAATGGACATATTTCCGCTCTAAAAAGCTTTGACTTTGAAACCCTCAAAACATTCAAATTCCAAGTTGTAGCTACAGACTCTGGAATTCCGTCACTAAGCAGCAACGTCACAATAAACGTGTTCATTCTGGATCAGAACGACAACGCTCCAGTGATCTTGTATCCAGTCAGCGCTAACGGTTCCGCTGAAGGTGTGGAGGAGATTCCCCGCAATGTGAACGCAGGCCATTTGGTGACTAAAGTGAGAGCCTATGACGCTGATATAGGATATAACGGCTGGTTGTTATTTTCACTGCAGGAAGTTACTGACCACAGTCTCTTTGCTTTGGACCGCTATACAGGACAGATAAGGACACTTcggtcattcacagagacagacgAGGCTGAGCATAAACTGGTCATACTGGTAAAAGACAATGGGAACGTTTCACTCTCAGCAACAGCTACTGTGATTATCAACGTTGTGGAGCCCAAAGAGGCTTTTGCAGCTTCTGATGTTAAAAGCGCAGTAAAAGACGAGGAGGAGAACAGcgttacattttatttgatcatcACTTTGGGGTCAGTTTCAGCACTTTTTATCATCAGTATCATCGTGTTGATTGTAATGCAGTGCTCCAAAGCCCCAGACGATTCCTCCAAGTATTTACAAGATGTGAATTACGACGGGACACTGTGCCACAGCATCCAGTACAGATCCGGAGACAAACGGTACATGTTAGTTGGACCCAGAATGAGTATAGGTTCTACTATAGTCCCGGGCAGCAATGGGAATACTCTAGTGGTACCCGACCACAGGAGGAGAGCTTCTGGAGAGGTAAGAACTTACCCTAACCTTTACTCTCCataatgtattttgttttgatCATGTTTGGTCCGTGGCTAATGTACGTAGGCAAAGTAGCTGCCGTGGtttctgtccatggtgctgaacgtCAAGCTCCCTTCATTAGTTGGAGAGATCACGCTAGACTACTACcatacctgcgttttctgttaTTTTGCTATGTATCTACTCACCTTCCATCTCCATTTGTACTCGTTATTTGATAGCTAATTTATGCATATTTATTGGTATGTAATCTCTCGGAGCTCATATAATTGTGGATGGAATCCCAGCCCACAGGGTGCCAGTATAGGACAATGATACTGTCTGGTGCTATGTACTATTGGCCCTGCCCCTCTCTGGGCTGTTTTGTTCTAGAGAGAGCTGAGCAGACATCCGTAAACCCTGATATGTTGGACAGAGAGAACCGTATTCTTTTCCGGTGCTGAAATATTGGATACAGTATGGATAATAACGACTTGTTTATCTGAATATTAGGATTCGATTTTTTTTCATTGAGGATTGTGCGTAATTGTGTATTTCACGATGGGAGACGGAGAACAAAGGCGCAGATGGGAGTACTGGTGGGTTGCTCTGCGTTTCTCTTTGCTGCTGTGCTTCGTGGAGCAGGTTTCGGCTCAGATAAGGTACTCTATTCCAGAGGAGGTGAAA is a window encoding:
- the LOC115205018 gene encoding protocadherin alpha-8-like, encoding MGDGEQRRRWEYWWVALRFSLLLCFVEHVSAQIRYSIPEEVKEGSVVGNVAKDLGLAVSTLVERRFRIVSGSNDALFQINQNNGVLYVHKNIDREELCDGTGVCLIDLKIVVETPLEVHYVAVEITDVNDNSPNFPEKEQKFEIAEHTPPGTRFQLHAARDPDVGMNSVHTYKITSNDHFEIDVRQSDEDKIPFLVLKKSLDREQQVKHTLLLTAIDGGNPQRSGTLNVTIVVLDSNDNRPVFSQDTYNVRIQENVGVGTVVIRVNATDPDEGSNSEVEFSLGKTLRRKVYDIFELDRLTGDIRVKGEVDFEDTEVYKLDVQASDKGQPPLTVECRVIIKIIDINDNEPEIDVTSLSNTVSEESKPGTVISVVSVTDKDSGINGKVISSISENIPFELKPSYKENVYSVVTKGRLDRELVSHYDITITATDCGQPPLSTFKTLSVQISDVNDNSPEFSQNPIELYLLENNAPGGSIFAVTASDKDLNENAAISYHIIRGEGIQNDMASFLNINSDNGHISALKSFDFETLKTFKFQVVATDSGIPSLSSNVTINVFILDQNDNAPVILYPVSANGSAEGVEEIPRNVNAGHLVTKVRAYDADIGYNGWLLFSLQEVTDHSLFALDRYTGQIRTLRSFTETDEAEHKLVILVKDNGNVSLSATATVIINVVEPKEAFAASDVKSAVKDEEENSVTFYLIITLGSVSALFIISIIVLIVMQCSKAPDDSSKYLQDVNYDGTLCHSIQYRSGDKRYMLVGPRMSIGSTIVPGSNGNTLVVPDHRRRASGEVRTYPNLYSP
- the LOC115205017 gene encoding protocadherin alpha-8-like, which produces MAIQTRKRRWLGGWAFPYFALLFLHLKGISGQIRYSIQEELKVGTAVGNIAKDLGFDTSRLADRNLRIVSGTKHELFQVNQRDGALLVNHRVDREELCVKYTPCFINLKAVIENPLEMHQVTVEIIDVNDNSPKFPEETHHLEILESALAGTRFQVEGAHDSDVGLNALQSYTLSHNQYFRVETEEFGEDGKIPFLVLQKPLDRELISQHTLLLTALDGGKPPKTGALNITVIVSDINDNAPVCDKQKYTVTVKESAPAGTFLIRLNASDTDEGLNGEVKYSLRGKFRAMGAEPFEVDSKTGELKVKGGLDFEEKQVYEMKVLAADTGAVSLSTHCNVLVRVEDVNDNRPEIDVTSLSRRIPEDAPPGTVVALMGMTDLDSGVNGQVICSLPKDLPFDLKPSPDGHFYSLVTNEFLDKESVARYDITITAKDLGTPPLTSTKVIQVEVVDVNDNNPLFTENPYTFYVVENNKPGMPIFSVSASDLDEGENAAITYSLDRGSTGQSVTSFLNINEGNGNIYALKSFDFETLKTFQFHVIAKDSGIPSLSSNVTINVFILDQNDNAPVILYPVSANGSAEGVEEIPRNVNAGHLVTKVRAYDADIGYNGWLLFSLQEVTDHSLFALDRYTGQIRTLRSFTETDEAEHKLVILVKDNGNVSLSATATVIINVVEPKEAFAASDVKSAVKDEEENSVTFYLIITLGSVSALFIISIIVLIVMQCSKAPDDSSKYLQDVNYDGTLCHSIQYRSGDKRYMLVGPRMSIGSTIVPGSNGNTLVVPDHRRSASGEVRSVFIRYCLLSQRKRHVLSECVCEHVVVYA